A genomic stretch from Primulina huaijiensis isolate GDHJ02 chromosome 14, ASM1229523v2, whole genome shotgun sequence includes:
- the LOC140957170 gene encoding cyclase-like protein 3: protein MPFSWPAVFFLLLLSSSDGAVYYNYRSIHDISSPIRAGQTTWGLSNGLKGTFLNETLKIVKMSTHMGTHVDSPAHAYQKMFKGHDVATLNIHTLNGPVLLVDVPGKKNITGVVLKSLKLPKGLKRVIFKTDNTRRGLMRRKEFELGYVGLEPDGANWLIEHTEIKLIGMDYLSVAASSKTVEVHKILLNKGDVIPLEGLDLKEIAAGKYALQCLPMKIPGADGAPTRCVLLE from the exons ATGCCGTTTTCATGGCCTGCAGTCttcttcctcctcctcctctcCTCATCTGATGGAGCGGTGTACTACAATTACAGGAGCATTCACGACATAAGTTCCCCGATACGTGCCGGGCAGACAACGTGGGGCCTTAGCAATGGTCTGAAGGGAACGTTCCTGAATGAAACCTTAAAAATAGTGAAAATGAGCACTCACATGGGAACCCACGTAGATTCTCCTGCTCATGCATACCAGAAAATGTTCAAGGGGCATGATGTTGCCACACTCAATATTCACACTCTCAACG GTCCGGTCTTGTTAGTTGATGTTCCTGGAAAGAAGAACATAACAG GTGTTGTTTTGAAGTCGTTGAAGCTTCCGAAAGGACTGAAACGTGTAATTTTCAAGACAGATAACACTCGTAG GGGCCTTATGCGAAGGAAGGAATTTGAATTGGGGTATGTCGGATTGGAGCCCGATGGAGCAAATTGGCTAATTGAACATACAGAAATCAAACTCATTg GAATGGATTACTTATCAGTTGCTGCCTCAAGCAAAACAGTGGAAGTGCATAAGATTTTGCTGAATAAAGGG GATGTAATCCCTTTGGAGGGGCTGGATTTGAAAGAAATCGCTGCTGGAAAATACGCACTACAATGCTTACCTATGAAGATCCCCGGGGCTGATGGAGCCCCGACGAGATGCGTCCTTCTTGAGTGA
- the LOC140957171 gene encoding uncharacterized protein, whose translation MSELCDSKIKIFTLLFSDLVLFCSVILSHPLYFSYFVFFLPYILKLVSFVYPLFITTFLVLFAVLAGLVHDSFSTEFGQSWVGYLQIACRSVLERLQSKKEVENEGFGCLEDLEMYRILFGPAVMGVEGNQVGQVMEEKSGENPLQGLQSSVKEGSLDVDLNLKKYELLTADKLKESSILGAEMEEKRLESFLELFDEFESMNPRLDEKKVDPLVNNETEKIGEKQIGLSPLGNASRAAADKINVNTTKWRKEHTPKVKEHSQRLNFNDDYTCENGAESSPTMGSNVGTYGSMRKEKEWRRTLACMLFEERHNVDGGEGMDSLWETYETDSTKPKLSKKISKKKSGFESDEEYGYEYEMEDNMCCLQAIKLSAGKMSLGQAIKLSAGKMNLGVGKPNLVKFSKAVKGFGWLHRVSKNNKKVHNSGDRY comes from the coding sequence ATGTCTGAGTTGTGCGATTCCAAGATTAAAATTTTCACGCTTTTATTCTCTGACTTGGTTTTATTTTGTTCTGTCATTCTTTCTCATCCACTCTACTTTTCTTACTTCGTTTTCTTCTTACCTTACATTCTTAAACTTGTGTCTTTTGTCTACCCTCTTTTCATTACCACTTTCCTTGTCCTCTTTGCTGTTCTTGCTGGCCTTGTTCATGATAGTTTCTCAACTGAATTTGGTCAAAGCTGGGTTGGCTATCTGCAGATTGCTTGTAGGTCTGTTTTAGAAAGgctgcagtccaagaaagaagtTGAAAATGAAGGGTTCGGCTGTTTGGAGGATCTTGAAATGTATAGAATTTTGTTTGGCCCTGCAGTGATGGGAGTTGAAGGAAACCAAGTTGGTCAGGTTATGGAGGAAAAATCAGGAGAAAATCCTTTGCAAGGATTACAATCAAGTGTTAAAGAAGGTTCATTGGATGTAGACCTCAACCTTAAAAAATATGAGCTTCTCACTGCTGATAAGTTAAAAGAAAGTTCAATTCTTGGTGCTGAGATGGAAGAGAAGAGATTGGAGAGTTTCTTGGAATTGTTTGATGAATTTGAAAGCATGAATCCAAGATTGGATGAGAAGAAAGTTGATCCACTAGTGAACAATGAAACCGAAAAAATAGGAGAAAAACAGATTGGGTTGTCACCTCTGGGAAATGCATCCCGGGCAGCAGCTGATAAGATAAATGTGAACACCACTAAATGGAGAAAAGAGCATACACCCAAAGTCAAAGAACATTCTCAAAGGCTAAACTTTAATGATGATTATACTTGCGAAAACGGCGCCGAGAGTTCTCCGACAATGGGTTCAAATGTTGGGACTTATGGATCCATGAGGAAGGAAAAGGAGTGGAGAAGGACGTTGGCGTGCATGTTATTCGAGGAGCGACACAATGTGGATGGCGGTGAAGGAATGGACTCGTTGTGGGAGACATACGAAACAGATTCAACCAAGCCGAAGCTGTCGAAGAAGATTAGTAAAAAGAAGAGCGGATTTGAATCCGATGAAGAGTATGGCTATGAATACGAGATGGAGGACAATATGTGTTGCTTACAAGCCATCAAATTGTCAGCGGGGAAGATGAGTTTAGGACAAGCCATCAAATTGTCAGCGGGGAAGATGAATTTAGGCGTGGGGAAGCCTAATCTTGTTAAGTTTTCCAAGGCTGTTAAAGGGTTCGGATGGTTGCATCGAGTCAGCAAGAATAACAAGAAGGTGCATAATAGTGGAGACAGATACTAG